One part of the Lycium ferocissimum isolate CSIRO_LF1 chromosome 8, AGI_CSIRO_Lferr_CH_V1, whole genome shotgun sequence genome encodes these proteins:
- the LOC132066752 gene encoding uncharacterized protein LOC132066752 isoform X2, translating to MEDEGEKRKSEDNNDVFSEAAKKKQKEEMKTEEVAEEEVEEFFAILRRIQVAVKYFSKDVDGASGSGGRKMTVDIDRKCSDEIVGDNEEKKEKDDDQENKGFDLNMDPCDPHDQNSSGEDSSTCKMLLKASIGLNCCN from the exons ATGGAAGAcgaaggagaaaaaagaaagtcaGAGGATAACAACGACGTTTTTTCGGAAGCAgcaaagaagaagcaaaaagaaGAGATGAAAACGGAGGAGGTAGCGGAAGAGGAAGTGGAAGAATTCTTCGCTATATTACGGAGAATACAG GTTGCCGTTAAGTATTTCAGTAAAGACGTTGACGGAGCTAGTGGTAGTGGTGGACGGAAAATGACGGTGGATATTGACCGGAAATGCTCCGACGAAATTGTTGGCGATAACgaagagaagaaa GAGAAAGATGATGATCAAGAGAATAAGGGGTTTGATCTTAATATGGACCCTTGTGATCCTCATGATCAGAATAGTTCCG GTGAAGACAGTAGTACATGCAAGATGCTTCTCAAGGCGTCTATCGGTTTAAACTGTTGTAATTAA
- the LOC132067690 gene encoding alpha-xylosidase 1-like isoform X2, translating into MSSEYSGNELMFSYISDPFSFSVKRKSNGQTLFNSSCEDSDPYNSLVFKDQYLEVSTKLPKDASLYGLGENTQPHGIKIYPNDPYTLYTTDQSAINLNMDLYGSHPMYMDLRNVKGEAYAHAVLLMNSNGMDVFYRGDSLTYKVIGGVLDFYVFSGPTPLAVVDQYTQFIGRPAPMPYWSLGFHQCRWGYHNLSVIEDVIANYKKAKIPLDVIWNDDDHMDGKKDFTLNPVNYPGPKLRAFLEKIHAEGMHYIVINDPGIGVNKSYGTYQRGIANDVFIKYEGKPFLAQVWPGAVHFPDFLNPKTVEWWGDEIRRFHELAPIDGLWIDMNEVSNFCTGLCTIPEGRICPNGTGPGWICCLDCKNVTKTKWDDPPYKINASGIQAPIGYKTIATSATHYNGVREYDAHSLYGFSETIATHKGLQALEGKRPFILSRATFVGSGHYAAHWTGDNKGTWDDLKYSISTVMNFGMFGVPMVGADICGFYPAAPPLEELCNRWIEVGAFYPFSRDHANYYSPRQELYQWKSVAKSARNALGMRYKLLPYFYTLNYEAHMTGAPIARPLFFTFPNIPELYELSTQFLVGSSIMVSPVLEEAKTEVSALFPPGTWYNLFDMTQAIVTKEPHYRSLDAPLNVINVHLYQNAIIPMQRGGMLTKQARKTPFTIVVAFPLGASEGEAKGNLFLDEDELPEMKLGNGQSTYIDFYATTRNGTVKIWSEVQESKYALDKGWYIEKVTVLGLNRIGGAFEILSDGTKVEDTSKVQFATEEHKYIDKLEDGSHKKSMMLDIQGLELPVGKNFAMSWKMGI; encoded by the exons ATGTCCTCAGAATACTCAGGAAATGAGTTAATGTTCAGTTATATAAGTGACCCTTTTAGTTTTTCtgtaaaaagaaaatcaaatggACAAACCCTTTTTAATTCAAGTTGTGAAGATTCAGACCCATATAacagtttggtttttaaagatcAATATCTTGAAGTGTCCACAAAATTACCTAAAGATGCTTCATTATATGGTCTAGGTGAAAATACACAACCCCATGGGATTAAAATTTACCCAAATGACCCTTACACTTTGTACACAACAGATCAATCAGCTATTAATTTGAACATGGATTTGTATGGCTCACATCCAATGTACATGGATTTGAGAAATGTGAAAGGCGAAGCTTATGCCCATGCAGTTTTGTTAATGAATAGTAATGGTATGGATGTGTTTTACAGAGGGGATTCATTGACATATAAAGTGATTGGGGGTGTTTTGGACTTTTACGTCTTCTCTGGCCCCACACCTCTTGCTGTTGTTGATCAATATACTCAATTCATAGGCAGGCCTGCTCCTATGCCTTATTGGTCCCTAG GTTTCCATCAGTGCAGATGGGGTTACCACAATTTATCTGTAATTGAGGATGTTATTGCCAATTACAAGAAAGCAAAGATCCCTCTTGATGTGATATGGAATGATGACGACCACATGGATGGGAAAAAAGATTTCACCCTCAACCCTGTCAACTACCCTGGTCCAAAGTTAAGAGCTTTCTTGGAAAAAATCCATGCTGAAGGAATGCATTACATTGTCATCAATGATCCTGGAATTGGAGTTAACAAAAGTTATGGTACTTACCAAAGAGGTATAGCCAATGATGTCTTCATCAAATACGAAGGCAAACCGTTTTTAGCACAAGTCTGGCCTGGTGCCGTTCATTTTCCTGACTTCCTCAACCCGAAAACGGTTGAATGGTGGGGTGATGAAATTCGGCGGTTCCATGAACTTGCTCCTATTGATGGCCTTTGGATTGACATGAATGAAGTTTCCAACTTTTGCACCGGTTTGTGCACGATTCCTGAGGGCAGAATTTGTCCTAATGGGACGGGTCCTGGTTGGATTTGTTGCCTTGATTGCAAGAACGTAACAAAAACAAAGTGGGACGATCCGCCTTACAAGATAAATGCTTCAGGAATACAAGCTCCGATCGGGTACAAAACGATTGCTACTAGCGCGACTCATTACAATGGAGTTAGGGAATATGATGCTCATAGTCTTTATGGTTTCTCTGAGACCATTGCGACTCACAAGGGTCTCCAAGCGTTGGAGGGAAAACGCCCGTTCATACTGTCCCGTGCCACTTTTGTTGGTTCGGGCCATTATGCTGCACATTGGACTGGGGACAACAAAGGAACTTGGGACGATTTGAAGTATTCAATCTCTACTGTCATGAACTTTGGTATGTTTGGTGTTCCGATGGTCGGTGCAGACATATGTGGATTTTACCCCGCGGCGCCGCCTTTGGAGGAGCTATGCAACCGTTGGATTGAAGTTGGCGCTTTCTATCCGTTCTCAAGGGATCACGCGAACTACTACTCACCAAGACAAGAGCTTTACCAATGGAAAAGTGTGGCTAAATCTGCTCGTAATGCATTAGGAATGAGATACAAATTGCTACCGTATTTCTACACATTGAACTACGAAGCACATATGACGGGAGCACCGATTGCAAGGCCGCTGTTCTTCACTTTCCCGAACATTCCAGAGCTTTATGAGTTGAGCACTCAATTCTTGGTAGGAAGCAGCATCATGGTCTCGCCGGTGCTAGAAGAGGCTAAAACTGAGGTCAGCGCGCTTTTTCCACCGGGCACTTGGTACAATTTATTCGACATGACACAAGCCATCGTCACAAAAGAACCACATTACCGCTCACTTGACGCACCGTTGAACGTGATCAACGTGCATTTGTACCAAAACGCCATAATACCAATGCAACGCGGTGGGATGCTAACAAAACAAGCAAGAAAGACGCCTTTTACCATCGTCGTGGCCTTCCCACTCGGGGCATCCGAAGGGGAAGCTAAAGGAAATCTCTTCCTCGACGAGGATGAGCTTCCCGAGATGAAGCTAGGAAACGGGCAGTCAACATATATAGATTTCTACGCGACGACAAGGAATGGAACAGTGAAGATTTGGTCCGAAGTTCAAGAGAGCAAATACGCGTTGGATAAAGGTTGGTACATCGAGAAGGTTACCGTGTTGGGGTTGAACAGAATCGGAGGTGCATTTGAGATTCTTTCGGATGGAACTAAAGTTGAAGATACTTCTAAGGTGCAATTTGCAACGGAAGAGCACAAGTATATAGACAAACTGGAGGATGGAAGTCACAAGAAGAGTATGATGCTAGATATTCAAGGACTAGAATTACCAGTTGGGAAAAACTTTGCTATGTCCTGGAAAATGGGGATTTAA
- the LOC132066752 gene encoding uncharacterized protein LOC132066752 isoform X1: MEDEGEKRKSEDNNDVFSEAAKKKQKEEMKTEEVAEEEVEEFFAILRRIQVAVKYFSKDVDGASGSGGRKMTVDIDRKCSDEIVGDNEEKKEKDDDQENKGFDEKDDDQENKGFDLNMDPCDPHDQNSSGEDSSTCKMLLKASIGLNCCN, from the exons ATGGAAGAcgaaggagaaaaaagaaagtcaGAGGATAACAACGACGTTTTTTCGGAAGCAgcaaagaagaagcaaaaagaaGAGATGAAAACGGAGGAGGTAGCGGAAGAGGAAGTGGAAGAATTCTTCGCTATATTACGGAGAATACAG GTTGCCGTTAAGTATTTCAGTAAAGACGTTGACGGAGCTAGTGGTAGTGGTGGACGGAAAATGACGGTGGATATTGACCGGAAATGCTCCGACGAAATTGTTGGCGATAACgaagagaagaaagagaaagatgatGATCAAGAGAACAAGGGGTTTGATGAGAAAGATGATGATCAAGAGAATAAGGGGTTTGATCTTAATATGGACCCTTGTGATCCTCATGATCAGAATAGTTCCG GTGAAGACAGTAGTACATGCAAGATGCTTCTCAAGGCGTCTATCGGTTTAAACTGTTGTAATTAA
- the LOC132067690 gene encoding alpha-xylosidase 1-like isoform X1, with the protein MEFFSSSPLLHFLLVLTICIACVNFVHTAPTKIGKGYRLIAIEESPDGGLIGHLKVEKKNNVYGPDIPHLQLYVKHETDNRLRIHITDAEKQRWEVPYNLLPRETAPSLKQTIGKSRKSQIPLMSSEYSGNELMFSYISDPFSFSVKRKSNGQTLFNSSCEDSDPYNSLVFKDQYLEVSTKLPKDASLYGLGENTQPHGIKIYPNDPYTLYTTDQSAINLNMDLYGSHPMYMDLRNVKGEAYAHAVLLMNSNGMDVFYRGDSLTYKVIGGVLDFYVFSGPTPLAVVDQYTQFIGRPAPMPYWSLGFHQCRWGYHNLSVIEDVIANYKKAKIPLDVIWNDDDHMDGKKDFTLNPVNYPGPKLRAFLEKIHAEGMHYIVINDPGIGVNKSYGTYQRGIANDVFIKYEGKPFLAQVWPGAVHFPDFLNPKTVEWWGDEIRRFHELAPIDGLWIDMNEVSNFCTGLCTIPEGRICPNGTGPGWICCLDCKNVTKTKWDDPPYKINASGIQAPIGYKTIATSATHYNGVREYDAHSLYGFSETIATHKGLQALEGKRPFILSRATFVGSGHYAAHWTGDNKGTWDDLKYSISTVMNFGMFGVPMVGADICGFYPAAPPLEELCNRWIEVGAFYPFSRDHANYYSPRQELYQWKSVAKSARNALGMRYKLLPYFYTLNYEAHMTGAPIARPLFFTFPNIPELYELSTQFLVGSSIMVSPVLEEAKTEVSALFPPGTWYNLFDMTQAIVTKEPHYRSLDAPLNVINVHLYQNAIIPMQRGGMLTKQARKTPFTIVVAFPLGASEGEAKGNLFLDEDELPEMKLGNGQSTYIDFYATTRNGTVKIWSEVQESKYALDKGWYIEKVTVLGLNRIGGAFEILSDGTKVEDTSKVQFATEEHKYIDKLEDGSHKKSMMLDIQGLELPVGKNFAMSWKMGI; encoded by the exons ATGGAATTTTTCTCTTCCTCCCCATTATTACACTTCTTGCTAGTCTTGACAATATGCATAGCTTGTGTAAATTTTGTCCACACAGCTCCAACCAAGATTGGCAAAGGCTATCGTTTGATAGCCATTGAAGAATCACCAGATGGTGGTCTCATTGGACACCTCAAAGTCGAGAAAAAGAACAACGTTTATGGCCCTGATATTCCTCACTTGCAGCTCTATGTCAA GCATGAGACAGATAATCGTCTGAGGATTCATATAACTGATGCAGAGAAGCAAAGATGGGAAGTTCCTTACAATTTATTACCTAGAGAAACAGCCCCATCACTCAAACAAACAATTGGAAAATCAAGGAAGAGTCAAATTCCACTTATGTCCTCAGAATACTCAGGAAATGAGTTAATGTTCAGTTATATAAGTGACCCTTTTAGTTTTTCtgtaaaaagaaaatcaaatggACAAACCCTTTTTAATTCAAGTTGTGAAGATTCAGACCCATATAacagtttggtttttaaagatcAATATCTTGAAGTGTCCACAAAATTACCTAAAGATGCTTCATTATATGGTCTAGGTGAAAATACACAACCCCATGGGATTAAAATTTACCCAAATGACCCTTACACTTTGTACACAACAGATCAATCAGCTATTAATTTGAACATGGATTTGTATGGCTCACATCCAATGTACATGGATTTGAGAAATGTGAAAGGCGAAGCTTATGCCCATGCAGTTTTGTTAATGAATAGTAATGGTATGGATGTGTTTTACAGAGGGGATTCATTGACATATAAAGTGATTGGGGGTGTTTTGGACTTTTACGTCTTCTCTGGCCCCACACCTCTTGCTGTTGTTGATCAATATACTCAATTCATAGGCAGGCCTGCTCCTATGCCTTATTGGTCCCTAG GTTTCCATCAGTGCAGATGGGGTTACCACAATTTATCTGTAATTGAGGATGTTATTGCCAATTACAAGAAAGCAAAGATCCCTCTTGATGTGATATGGAATGATGACGACCACATGGATGGGAAAAAAGATTTCACCCTCAACCCTGTCAACTACCCTGGTCCAAAGTTAAGAGCTTTCTTGGAAAAAATCCATGCTGAAGGAATGCATTACATTGTCATCAATGATCCTGGAATTGGAGTTAACAAAAGTTATGGTACTTACCAAAGAGGTATAGCCAATGATGTCTTCATCAAATACGAAGGCAAACCGTTTTTAGCACAAGTCTGGCCTGGTGCCGTTCATTTTCCTGACTTCCTCAACCCGAAAACGGTTGAATGGTGGGGTGATGAAATTCGGCGGTTCCATGAACTTGCTCCTATTGATGGCCTTTGGATTGACATGAATGAAGTTTCCAACTTTTGCACCGGTTTGTGCACGATTCCTGAGGGCAGAATTTGTCCTAATGGGACGGGTCCTGGTTGGATTTGTTGCCTTGATTGCAAGAACGTAACAAAAACAAAGTGGGACGATCCGCCTTACAAGATAAATGCTTCAGGAATACAAGCTCCGATCGGGTACAAAACGATTGCTACTAGCGCGACTCATTACAATGGAGTTAGGGAATATGATGCTCATAGTCTTTATGGTTTCTCTGAGACCATTGCGACTCACAAGGGTCTCCAAGCGTTGGAGGGAAAACGCCCGTTCATACTGTCCCGTGCCACTTTTGTTGGTTCGGGCCATTATGCTGCACATTGGACTGGGGACAACAAAGGAACTTGGGACGATTTGAAGTATTCAATCTCTACTGTCATGAACTTTGGTATGTTTGGTGTTCCGATGGTCGGTGCAGACATATGTGGATTTTACCCCGCGGCGCCGCCTTTGGAGGAGCTATGCAACCGTTGGATTGAAGTTGGCGCTTTCTATCCGTTCTCAAGGGATCACGCGAACTACTACTCACCAAGACAAGAGCTTTACCAATGGAAAAGTGTGGCTAAATCTGCTCGTAATGCATTAGGAATGAGATACAAATTGCTACCGTATTTCTACACATTGAACTACGAAGCACATATGACGGGAGCACCGATTGCAAGGCCGCTGTTCTTCACTTTCCCGAACATTCCAGAGCTTTATGAGTTGAGCACTCAATTCTTGGTAGGAAGCAGCATCATGGTCTCGCCGGTGCTAGAAGAGGCTAAAACTGAGGTCAGCGCGCTTTTTCCACCGGGCACTTGGTACAATTTATTCGACATGACACAAGCCATCGTCACAAAAGAACCACATTACCGCTCACTTGACGCACCGTTGAACGTGATCAACGTGCATTTGTACCAAAACGCCATAATACCAATGCAACGCGGTGGGATGCTAACAAAACAAGCAAGAAAGACGCCTTTTACCATCGTCGTGGCCTTCCCACTCGGGGCATCCGAAGGGGAAGCTAAAGGAAATCTCTTCCTCGACGAGGATGAGCTTCCCGAGATGAAGCTAGGAAACGGGCAGTCAACATATATAGATTTCTACGCGACGACAAGGAATGGAACAGTGAAGATTTGGTCCGAAGTTCAAGAGAGCAAATACGCGTTGGATAAAGGTTGGTACATCGAGAAGGTTACCGTGTTGGGGTTGAACAGAATCGGAGGTGCATTTGAGATTCTTTCGGATGGAACTAAAGTTGAAGATACTTCTAAGGTGCAATTTGCAACGGAAGAGCACAAGTATATAGACAAACTGGAGGATGGAAGTCACAAGAAGAGTATGATGCTAGATATTCAAGGACTAGAATTACCAGTTGGGAAAAACTTTGCTATGTCCTGGAAAATGGGGATTTAA